A genomic stretch from Microtus pennsylvanicus isolate mMicPen1 chromosome 9, mMicPen1.hap1, whole genome shotgun sequence includes:
- the Fkbp7 gene encoding peptidyl-prolyl cis-trans isomerase FKBP7 isoform X3, with product MWLSRALINGLCAEGKIPPNATLLFEIELYAVTKGPRSIETFKQIDTDNDRQLSKAEIELYLQKDFEKDEKPRDKSYQKAVLEDIFKKNDHNGDGFISPKEYNVHQHDEL from the exons ATGTGGCTTTCTAGAGCTTTAATTAACGGTCTCTGTG CAGAAGGCAAGATTCCACCCAACGCAACACTGCTGTTTGAGATTGAACTTTACGCTGTGACCAAAGGACCACGGAGCATTGAAACATTTAAGCAGATAGACACGGACAACGACAGGCAACTCTCTAAAGCCGAG ATCGAGCTTTACTTGCAGAAGGACTTTGAGAAAGATGAAAAGCCCCGGGACAAGTCCTATCAGAAGGCAGTTTTGGAAGatatctttaagaaaaatgaCCACAACGGAGATGGCTTCATTTCTCCCAAGGAATACAATGTGCACCAACACGATGAGCTATAA